A single region of the Garra rufa chromosome 6, GarRuf1.0, whole genome shotgun sequence genome encodes:
- the mab21l2 gene encoding protein mab-21-like 2 translates to MIATQAKLVYQLNKYYNERCQARKAAIAKTIREVCKVVSDVLKEVEVQEPRFISSLSEIDARYEGMEVIAPNEFEVVLYLNQMGVFNFVDDGSLPGCAVLKLSDGRKRSMSLWVEFITASGYLSARKIRSRFQTLVAQAVDKCSYRDVVKMVADTSEVKLRIRERYVVQITPAFKCTGIWPRSAAQWPMPHIPWPGPNRVAEVKAEGFNLLSKECYSLTGKQSSAESDAWVLQFAEAENRLLMSGCRKKCLSVLKTLRDRHLELPGQPLNNYHMKTLLLYECEKHPRETDWDESCLGDRLNGILLQLISCLQCRRCPHYFLPNLDLFQGKPHSALETAAKQTWRLAREILTNAKSLDKL, encoded by the coding sequence ATGATTGCAACGCAAGCAAAGCTGGTTTACCAGCTCAATAAATATTACAACGAAAGATGCCAGGCGCGCAAAGCGGCCATCGCCAAGACCATACGAGAGGTGTGTAAGGTGGTGTCGGACGTGCTGAAGGAGGTGGAGGTCCAGGAGCCGCGTTTCATCAGCTCGCTGAGCGAGATAGACGCGCGCTATGAGGGCATGGAGGTCATCGCACCTAACGAGTTCGAGGTCGTGCTTTACCTGAACCAGATGGGAGTCTTCAACTTCGTGGATGACGGCTCTCTGCCTGGCTGCGCGGTGCTCAAACTCAGCGACGGCCGTAAGAGGAGCATGTCCCTGTGGGTGGAGTTCATCACCGCCTCCGGTTATCTGTCGGCGCGAAAGATCCGCTCCCGCTTCCAGACGCTGGTGGCCCAGGCCGTGGATAAATGCAGCTACCGGGACGTGGTTAAGATGGTGGCGGACACGAGCGAAGTGAAACTGCGCATTAGGGAGAGATACGTAGTGCAGATCACCCCGGCCTTCAAGTGCACGGGCATCTGGCCTAGAAGTGCTGCTCAGTGGCCCATGCCTCACATCCCGTGGCCCGGGCCGAACCGGGTGGCGGAGGTGAAAGCTGAGGGTTTTAACCTCCTCTCCAAAGAGTGCTACTCGTTAACGGGAAAACAGAGCTCGGCGGAAAGCGATGCCTGGGTCTTGCAGTTCGCCGAGGCCGAGAACAGGCTTCTGATGTCGGGCTGTAGGAAGAAATGCCTCTCTGTTCTAAAGACTCTCCGTGACCGACATCTCGAGCTGCCGGGACAGCCGCTCAATAACTACCACATGAAGACCCTGCTGCTGTATGAGTGCGAGAAACACCCGCGGGAGACTGACTGGGACGAGTCGTGCCTCGGCGACCGTCTGAACGGTATTCTGCTGCAGCTCATCTCCTGTCTGCAGTGCCGCCGGTGCCCGCATTACTTCTTACCCAATCTAGACCTGTTTCAGGGTAAACCACACTCAGCCCTGGAGACAGCGGCCAAACAGACCTGGAGACTGGCCAGAGAAATCCTAACCAACGCTAAAAGTTTGGATAAACTGTAA